From Tachypleus tridentatus isolate NWPU-2018 chromosome 8, ASM421037v1, whole genome shotgun sequence, a single genomic window includes:
- the LOC143222658 gene encoding uncharacterized protein LOC143222658 produces MELSRVFILNQDNKELNTIPPPQGANPVGPDGIVSACLLCYSFLTQQWEAYETKRISNNRRMYWLKRFDNEPFAGLEQDKHVEQGFPTFWHSQLENVIDEIKLMLSQATSNKAMRLPCQGFTTPWGVATHQLGTPDIEYAVNIFDLSSKTPPTNSLKLDLAEQLPSIMSNVTDSVTAIK; encoded by the coding sequence ATGGAGTTAAGCAGAGTCTTTATTCTAAACCAAGACAACAAGGAATTGAACACCATCCCCCCTCCTCAAGGAGCCAATCCAGTTGGACCTGATGGTATTGTGTCTGCTTGTTTGTTGTGTTATTCTTTTTTGACACAGCAGTGGGAAGCCTATGAAACAAAGAGAATTTCAAATAATAGAAGAATGTATTGGCTTAAAAGATTTGATAATGAACCATTTGCTGGTTTGGAACAAGACAAGCATGtagaacaggggttcccaaccttttggcactcgcaacttgaaaatgtaattgatgaaataaaattaatgttatcccaagctacttctaacaaggctatgcggctcccctgccaaggcttcacgaccccctggggggtcgcgacccaccagttgggaacccctgatataGAATATGCTGTAAACATTTTTGATCTTAGCTCAAAAACCCCACCTACAAATAGTTTGAAACTTGATCTTGCAGAACAGTTACCCAGTATTATGTCTAATGTGACAGACAGTGTAACTGCAATAAAGTAA